Proteins found in one Arthrobacter pascens genomic segment:
- the fmt gene encoding methionyl-tRNA formyltransferase, translated as MRVLFAGTPAVAVPSLDALVEAGFDVVAVLTRPDAPIGRKRVLTPSPVAARAAELGIEVVHASRVDDAVTAKIAAVSPDVAAIVAYGGLVPRAALDVPRHGWINLHFSLLPAWRGAAPVQRAVMAGDDITGAVTFLLEEGLDSGPVFGTLTERVGPEDTAGVLLERLSHSGAVLLAQTLSAVEAGKAVPEPQQGEVSLAPKLTIDDGRIKWNQPALAIGRQARGVTPEPGAWTTLDGQRVKLEPVRLRPDVPDLAPGSVQQSGKIVLVGTGSHAVELTRIQPSGKKMMAAADWARGMASLESVVFE; from the coding sequence ATGAGGGTACTTTTTGCCGGTACGCCTGCAGTTGCAGTTCCCTCGCTGGATGCCCTCGTTGAGGCCGGATTCGACGTTGTTGCCGTCCTGACCCGGCCGGACGCGCCGATCGGACGCAAGCGGGTGCTTACGCCGTCGCCCGTTGCCGCCCGGGCTGCCGAGCTGGGCATTGAGGTGGTCCACGCTTCCCGTGTAGATGACGCCGTGACGGCGAAGATCGCCGCAGTCAGTCCGGACGTGGCGGCCATCGTGGCCTATGGCGGACTGGTTCCCCGAGCCGCTCTTGATGTTCCGAGGCACGGCTGGATAAACCTGCACTTTTCGCTGCTTCCTGCCTGGCGCGGGGCGGCTCCCGTGCAACGGGCCGTGATGGCCGGCGATGACATTACGGGGGCGGTCACATTCCTGCTGGAGGAAGGACTGGACAGCGGCCCTGTGTTCGGCACGCTGACGGAGCGTGTCGGCCCCGAAGACACCGCGGGAGTCCTGCTTGAACGGCTCTCCCACAGCGGGGCCGTCCTCCTCGCGCAGACGTTGTCGGCCGTGGAAGCCGGGAAGGCCGTTCCCGAGCCGCAGCAGGGAGAAGTCTCGCTTGCGCCCAAGCTGACCATCGACGACGGCCGGATCAAGTGGAACCAGCCCGCCCTTGCCATCGGGAGGCAAGCCCGTGGGGTCACTCCCGAGCCTGGCGCCTGGACCACCCTGGACGGGCAGCGCGTCAAGCTCGAACCAGTCCGGCTGAGGCCTGACGTCCCAGACCTGGCACCCGGATCTGTGCAGCAAAGCGGCAAGATCGTCCTGGTTGGCACAGGATCCCACGCGGTGGAGCTCACACGGATCCAGCCTTCGGGCAAAAAGATGATGGCCGCGGCTGACTGGGCGCGCGGCATGGCTTCACTTGAAAGCGTGGTGTTCGAATGA